In one window of Vanrija pseudolonga chromosome 5, complete sequence DNA:
- the wdr48 gene encoding WD repeat-containing protein 48 has translation MGAADGNKRRVSYVIPAPDTASPVLELPPFGTGAEATRSYPLLTPKRTNGRTSATTTQFASRNPFAPPPPLPLKAAARTHPRHRLGITSLALDTSTVLSGNSAPGGILYTGGRDGLVAAWDLNISQQKRRGRRYRPVAGRGTGQRVRWERIGDGGDWDDDDDDAAGEADDTSSDDDDTGAPLETNGSGGRKKLAYEDRWEVDREVIARQPPAPTTFRESVQTHTDWVNAMVLCNMNQTVITASSDRTIRAWSPHAEDDELTVPALIGHHTDYVRSLAFAKHPGVLFSGSLDRDISVWDINSPRPNEPVLKVRLSDIDESGGVGLEGEWGSIYALGVDPAGTTLAAGTPERVVRLWDPRAGDRSVTKLVGHTECVRSILLSEDGRYMLTGSSDTTIKLWSVGEHRCLHTFNHHTSSVWSLFSNHPNLERFYSGSRDGHLTVVDVEQVGDMSEGECISLAREGDVSKPGNYESKTGDDAIRSITAMDDEFVWTATSSSDVHRWRDVGRRVNRLDLDGSSYGNRYHDAEGDAQAPALSLGAAFEPLSIIDGPLRNKRLSLDGRDDESLHRVESRDSRTIAFAPSPVPRVVSGSSPVLSPTGPGSPPHSPSASALPPSVRERLNPSIRRSALSSSSIANSVASETGDDLDQIPLLNGIPYESLVCLGLPDSPYSFGFSNAGHSTASLSSAMRVRTAGEESPEAATNAQAERERVVPQRVAARRAFEDRDVASEAKPLQVEPDATIEGSPGLIRSLILNDRMHALTLDTKGEVAVWHLVRGECVGRFEIPDIHEALTLERGCTDPTDEIKLHPQEVLELVQRRLEGKNSVLPWCQVDTKVGQITVHLEGDRVFAAEILAEEIGLDERELPDDARAINIGKVALANLFRGLIKAEEYEVTSQSAIGNSPTSITSSLPSVSRSPQTSTSIAIDRPLTSPRHRQRALSSSSGIGITPSINIAGLATRAQTRAIVPDGVSPFGQSAPTSHEWLSLPGSNKFAPSPAGGGATPGSLKSMGSPLDTSASRDYFSMRRKAEPSPSRGGNEDKTPTASVPATPIPSGGSSILGKKFKGFGKKKATESPMTTVPESRREEPVPAKETGPELSERDKAQLGFLDSLRSRPFRPPTSFDSPTVPIPASTAVIISEQSQADGAYIVTYRSQVSSTERDIEPLEMNSPYWLLTYLFTNVTPEERRPPKIPLILLPVGQAVGSSQAIKVQASRTARVRGVMEHLQNVLPAAGGRDRALSDASAMSGVPAAPRPAPEDVIELLCGQHVADPNMKVGTLKHYYWRGGVDMVLHYRVK, from the exons ATGGGCGCAGCAGACGGCAACAAGCGCAGGGTGTCATACGTGATCCCAGCGCCAGACACGGCAAGccccgtcctcgagctgccACCAttcggcaccggcgccgaggccacacGATCCTACCCCCTCCTCACGCCGAAGCGGACCAACGGGCGCAcgtcggccacgacgacccAGTTCGCCAGCCGTAACCCgttcgcgccgcccccgccgctgccgctcaaggccgctgcacgcacgcacccGCGGCACCGGCTCGGCAtcacgtcgctcgcgctcgacactTCGACCGTCCTCTCGGGCAACTCGGCGCCAGGCGGCATCCTGTACACGGGCGGCCgggacggcctcgtcgcggcaTGGGACTTGAACATCTCGCAGCAGAAgcggagggggaggcgcTACCGCCCCGTTGCGGGCCGCGGGACGGGCCAGCGCGTGCGATGGGAGCGgatcggcgacggcggagactgggacgatgacgacgatgacgcggCAGGCGAGGCGGATGACAcgagctcggacgacgacgataccggcgcgccgctcgagacTAATGGCAGTGGAGGGCGGAAGAAGCTCGCGTACGAGGACCGGTGGGAGGTTGACCGCGAGGTCATCGCACGACAG ccacCTGCACCGACAACCTTCCGCGAGTCGGTCCAGACACACACCGACTGGGTCAACGCCATGGTGTTGTGCAACATGAACCAGACGGTCATCACGGCATCTTCGGACCGAACTATCCGGGCGTGGTCcccgcacgccgaggacgacgagctcacgGTGCCGGCGCTGATAGGACACCACACCGACTATGTGCGGTCGCTTGCGTTTGCCAAGCACCCCGGCGTGCTGTTCTCGGGCTCGCTGGACCGCGACATCTCGGTGTGGGACATCAACTCGCCACGGCCGAATGAGCCGGTGCTCAAGGTCCGCCTGAGCGACATTGACGAGTCGGGCGGtgtcggccttgagggcgaGTGGGGGAGCATctacgcgctcggcgtcgacccagcTGGCACGACCCTCGCGGCTGGCAcgcccgagcgcgtcgtccgtTTGTGGGACCCGCGTGCGGGCGACCGCAGCGTGACCAAGCTTGTTGGACACACCGAGTGTGTGAGGAGCATCCTCTTGAGCGAGGACGGACGGTACATGCTCACGGGTTCGAGCGACACGACTATCAA GCTCTggagcgtcggcgagcaccgcTGCCTGCACACGTTCAACCACCACACGTCGTCGGTCTGGTCGTTGTTCTCGAACCACCCCAACCTCGAGCGCTTCTACTCGggctcgcgcgacggccacctcaccgtcgtcgatgtcgagcaggtcggaGACATGTCCGAGGGCGAGTGTATCTCGCTCGCacgcgagggcgacgtcAGCAAGCCTGGCAATTACGAGAGCAagacgggcgacgacgcgatccGGTCCATCACGGCCATGGACGACGAGTTTGTGTGGACTgccacctcgagctcggacgTGCACCGCTGGCGCGATGTCGGGCGCCGCGTCaaccgcctcgacctcgacggctcGTCGTACGGCAACCGGTACCACGATGCCGAGGGGGACGCGCAGGCGCCGGCACtgagcctcggcgccgcgttTGAGCCTCTGTCGATCATCGACGGACCGTTGCGCAACAAGCGCCTGTCGCTTGACGGACGGGACGACGAGTCGCTCCACCGcgtcgagtcgcgcgactcgcgcaCCATTGCGttcgcgccgagccccgtGCCCCGCGTAGTgagcggcagcagccccGTCCTGAGCCCAACGGGGCCAGGATcaccgccacactcaccctcggcgtcaGCCCTGCCACCAAGCGTACGCGAACGCCTCAACCCCAGCATTCGCCGGTCagcgctctcctcgtcgtcgattgCCAACTCGGTTGCGTCTGAGACTGGCGACGACCTGGACCAGATCCCGCTCCTCAACGGTATCCCGTACGAGTCGCTGGTGTGTCTCGGCCTTCCCGACTCGCCCTACTCGTTTGGCTTCTCCAACGCGGGGCACTCGaccgcgtcgctgtcgtcggccatgCGCGTGCGCACGGCTGGCGAGGAGTCTCCCGAAGCGGCCACAaacgcgcaggccgagcgcgagcgcgtggtGCCACAACGCGtcgctgcacgccgcgcatTCGAGGACCGCGACGTTGCGTCCGAGGCGAAGCCGCTGCAGGTTGAGCCCGATGCCACCATCGAAGGCTCTCCAGGTCTCATCCGCTCGCTCATCCTCAACGACCGCATGcacgcgctcacgctcgacacCAAGGGCGAGGTTGCCGTCTGGCATCTCGTCCGCGGCGAGTGCGTCGGCCGGTTCGAAATCCCCGACATCCACGAGGCGCTCACCCTGGAGCGTGGGTGCACCGACCCGACGGACGAGATCAAGCTACACCCTcaggaggtgctcgagctcgtgcagCGCCGCCTTGAGGGCAAGAATAGCGTGCTCCCCTGGTGCCAGGTCGACACCAAGGTCGGCCAGATTACCGTCCACCTCGAGGGAGACCGAGTCTTTGCTGCCGAAATCCTCGCAGAGGAGattggcctcgacgagcgcgagctgccaGACGACGCGCGTGCCATCAACATTGGcaaggtcgcgctcgccaacctgTTCCGCGGACTGATCAAGGCCGAAGAGTACGAGGTCACGTCGCAGTCGGCCATTGGCAACTCGCCCACGTCCATCACGTCGTCGCTCCCGAGCGTGAGCCGCAGCCCGcagacctcgacgagcatTGCCATCGATCGGCCCCTCACATCCCCTCGACACCGTCAGCGTGCGCTGTCCTCGTCATCGGGCATTGGCATCACGCCGTCAATCAACATTGCCGGCCTCGCTACTCGCGCGCAGACAAGGGCAATCGTCCCCGATGGAGTGTCGCCGTTCGGCcagagcgcgccgacgtcgcacGAGTGGCTGTCGCTGCCCGGCTCGAACAAGTTTGCGCCGTCACCCGCTGGAGGCGGTGCGACACCTGGATCTCTCAAGAGCATGGGCTCGCCCCTCGACACGTCTGCATCGCGCGACTACTTCTCCATGCGTCGCAAGGCTGAGCCGTCGCCCTCTCGGGGAGGCAACGAGGACAAGACGCCGACAGCTAGCGTCCCTGCCACACCGATTCCCAGCGGCGGCTCGTCAATCCTGGGCAAGAAGTTCAAGGGCTttggcaagaagaaggcgaccGAGAGTCCCATGACGACGGTACCAGAgtcgcggcgcgaggagccGGTCCCGGCCAAGGAGACGGGCCCAGAGCTGTCGGAGCGTGACAAGGCGCAGCTCGGCTTCCTcgactcgctgcgctcgcgtccCTTCCGCCCGCCCACTAGCTTTGACAGCCCGACCGTCCCGATcccggcgtcgaccgccGTCATCATCTCGGAGCAGTCCCAGGCCGACGGGGCCTACATCGTGACGTACAGAAGCCAGGTGTCATCGACCGAGCGCGACATTGAGCCGCTCGAGATGAACTCCCCGTACTGGCTCCTGACGTACCTGTTCACCAACGTGACGCCAGAGgagcgccgcccgccaaaGATCCCGCTCATCCTTCTTCCTGTCGGGCAGGCAGTGGGCTCGAGCCAGGC GATCAAGGTGCAGGCCTCGCGCACTGCTCGTGTCCGCGGCGTCATGGAGCACCTGCAGAATGTGCTCCCagcggccggcggccgcgaccgcgcgttgtcggacgcgagcgcgatgagCGGCGTacccgctgcgccgcgcccagcgccagaGGACGTGATTGAGCTCTTGTGCGGCCagcacgtcgccgacccCAACATGAAGGTCGGCACGCTCAAGCACTACTACTGGCGCGGGGGTGTCGACATGGTGCTGCATTATCGTGTCAAGTAG
- the gcs-1 gene encoding Glutamate--cysteine ligase, translating into MGLLALGTPLDWPETKPLAEHIRNHGITQFLNTWKRWKDRSGEGLLWGDEIEMFVTSLDDSVPAAYLSLRQSEILEKLKNVTEDPELQKFKPAGCRSIPTFHPEYGRYMIESTPGCPYTGSLKDLLTVEIDMRFRRKIVRSHLLPNELPITLTSWPRLGVENAVFTDPSTKPDPEHSASKSQYVGQLITNPHARFPTLTANIRQRRGSLVDIRVPLYVDKNTVLPDGVKAPLSGGVPPPAKPEPGTPYIHMDAMGFGMGCSCLQITFQAFNVQEARTVYDALVPIAPIMLALTAAAPAFRGRLADVDARWNVIAASVDDRTEEERGLKPLKDAPFTIPKSRYDSVSLYIANDARNKPEYSDVYAPINEKVRERLVANGLDNKIASHFAHLFIRDPLVQFSETIDQDDEKSMDHFENIQSTNWQTVRFKPPPVDSPIGWRVEFRSMEIQPTDFENAALSIFIVLLSRAIISFDLNFYQPLSQVDENMQRAQQRNAARANKFWFRRQVFPEDASSYDLESRPVSPPNAVTPPEGEDRPLSPTAVVNHVSRGLAAANGHANGNGNGHGSKSPLHTLRKSGSVSSCTSLLEEEEASVGPEFAQMTLDEVINGRGEFPGLLGVVNAYINSINADVQTKCEIRRYLDLIKLRAKGELVTPATYIRNFITTHPDYKHDSIVSDKIQYDLVKAVDEVERGVRAAPELLGKDYVGSGTGVLNGTHSHAA; encoded by the exons AtgggcctcctcgccctcggcacgccgctcgactGGCCAGAGACcaagccgctcgccgagcacatTAGGAACCACGGCATCACCCAGTTCCTCAACACCTGGAAGCGATGGAAGGACCGTTCCGGCGAGGGCCTGCTCTGGGGCGATGAG ATCGAGATGTTCGTgacgtcgctcgacgacagcgtgcCCGCTGCATACCTCTCCCTGCGCCAGAGCGAGAtcctcgagaagctcaagaACGTGACCGAGGACCCCGAGCTGCAGAAGTTCAAGCCTGCCGGATG CCGCAGCATCCCCACGTTCCACCCAGAGTATGGACGCTACATGATCGAGTCCACCCCCGGGTGCCCGTACACCGGCTCGCTCAAGGACCTGCTCACGGTCGAGATCGACATGCGCTTCCGTCGCAAGATTGTGCGCTCGCACCTCCTCCCCAACGAGCTCCCCATCACACTCACCTCGTGGCCCCGCCTCGGTGTTGAGAATGCAGTCTTCACCGACCCGTCTACCAAGCCCGACCCCGAGCACAGTGCGAGCAAGAGCCAGTACGTTGGCCAGCTGATTACCAACCCGCACGCACGTTTCCC TACCCTCACGGCCAACAttcggcagcggcgtggtTCGCTTGTTGACATTCGGGTTCCCCTGTATGTTGACAAGAACACCGTCTTGCccgacggcgtcaaggcgCCACTCTCAGGAGGCGTTCCGC CACCGGCAAAGCCCGAGCCTGGCACCCCCTACATCCACATGGACGCTATGGGCTTCGGCATGGGCTGCAGCTGCCTGCAGATCACGTTCCAGGCGTTCAATGTCCAGGAGGCACGGACCGTGTACGATGCGCTCGTGCCCATTGCCCCGATCATGCTTGCCCTCACAGCGGCGGCACCTGCCTTCCGCGGCCGTCTGGCCGATGTCGACGCCCGATGGAACGTCATCGCGGCGTCGGTTGACGACaggaccgaggaggagcgcggcctcaAGCCCCTGAAGGATGCTCCTTTCACCATCCCCAAGTCGCGCTACGATTCGGTCAGCCTGTACATTGCCAATGACGCCCGCAACAAGCCCGAGTACTCGGACGTCTACGCGCCCATCAATGAGAAGGTGCGCGAGAGACTTGTCGCCAACGGCCTCGACAACAAGATTGCGTCGCACTTTGCCCACTTGTTCATCCGTGACCCGCTGGTCCAGTTCTCCGAGACCATCGACCAGGATGACGAGAAGTCGATGGACCACTTTGAGAACATCCAGTCCACCAACTGGCAGACTGTGCGCTTCAAGCCTCCTCCCGTCGACTCGCCCATTGGCTGGCGTGTCGAGTTCCGTTCGATGGAGATCCAGCCTACCGACTTTGAGAACGCCGCCTTGTCGATCTTCATCGTGCTGCTTAGCCGCGCCATCATCTCGTTCGACCTTAACTTTTACCAGCCCCTCTCCCAGGTTGACGAGAACATGCAGCGCGCCCAGCAgcgcaacgccgcgcgcgccaacaAGTTCTGGTTCAGACGCCAGGTGTTCCCCGAGGATGCGTCGAGCTACGACCTCGAGTCGCGTCCAGTGTCGCCTCCCAACGCTGTCACACCGcctgagggcgaggaccgcCCGCTGTCGCCGACAGCCGTGGTCAACCACGTGTCGCGCGGTCTTGCAGCCGCCAACGGACACGCCAATGGCAATGGCAACGGTCACGGCAGCAAGTCGCCTTTGCACACGCTCCGTAAATCGGGATCCGTCTCGTCGTGCAcgtcgctgctcgaggaggaggaggcatCCGTTGGCCCCGAGTTTGCGCAGatgacgctcgacgaggtgatcAACGGCCGTGGCGAGTTCCCGggtctcctcggcgtcgtcaatGCCTACATCAACTCGATCAACGCCGACGTCCAGACCAAGTGCGAGATCAGGCGATACCTCGACCTGATTAAGTTGCGTGCCAAGGGTGAGCTCGTCACGCCCGCGACGTACATCCGCAACTTTATCACGACGCACCCCGACTACAAGCACGACTCGATCGTGTCGGACAAGATCCAGTACGACCTGGTCAAGGCCGttgacgaggttgagcgcggTGTCCGTGCTGCGCCCGAGCTGCTTGGCAAGGACTATGTTGGATCTGGAACTGGCGTTTTGAACGGCACGCACAGTCACGCCGCATAG
- the bcp1 gene encoding Peroxiredoxin bcp1 has protein sequence MPKAESAPATRRSTRISSKAAGPAAAQPPKETKAAVKKAPAPKKEAAAPKAKEPKEDNKADDKDAEAKPAAPVKAPSSKGAPLKLGQGLPKIKLEDNTGAEVDVSTLAAEKGVVIFLYPKADTPGCTNQACGYRDAHDEIAELGYDIYGLSKDSPSAQQKWINKKELNYKLLCDPDSQLIKKLGAFIPPKNTKRSHFVFEKGTGKLIDIALGVKAAEDPANTLKFLKNHHKA, from the exons ATGCCCAAGGCCGagtccgcccccgccacccgccgctcgacgcgcatCTCCTCCAAGGCCGCTgggcccgccgccgcgcag CCTCCCAAGGAGACCAAGGCGGCCGTCAAgaaggcgccggcgccgaagaaggaggccgccgcgcccaaggccaaggagcccAAGGAGGAcaacaaggccgacgacaaggacgccgaggccaagcccgCTGCCCCCGTCAAGGCCCCCTCGTCCAAGGGCGCGccgctcaagctcggccaGGGCCTCCCCAAGatcaagctcgaggacaacacgggcgccgaggtcgacgttagcaccctcgcggccgagaaggGTGTCGTCATCTTCCTCTACCCCAAG gcCGACACCCCCGGCTGCACCAACCAGGCCTGCGGCTaccgcgacgcgcacgacgagatcgccgagctcggctaCGACATCTACGGTCTGAGCAAGGACTCGCCTAGCGCGCAGCAGAAG TGGATCAACAAGAAGGAGCTCAACTACAAGCTCCTCTGCGACCCCGACAGCCAGCTCATCAAGAA GCTTGGCGCCTTCATCCCTCCCAAAAA CACCAAGCGCTCCCACTTCGTCTTCGAGAAGGGCACCGGCAAGCTCATCGACATTGCCCTTGgtgtcaaggccgccgagga CCCCGCAAACACGCTCAAGTTCCTCAAGAACCACCACAAGGCGTAa
- the budA_1 gene encoding Alpha-acetolactate decarboxylase: MKLSLVVLTALVSSAAAGPIARGYDGKNGTAHGANTTTYGGGKGSGKGGRGGWRNTTIPANEITQYSHIAALSAGVATNGTLLSNVLQHGDFGLGTWQRIDGEMVVLDGVAYRATADGKVAVPNPNTTQTPFAAVTRFVPESHGTGAIANFSDFTARLPSWYTKGNLTNHFASYRLDGVWNLRIRAPGGQNATLEPIAAVVARQTEFNHTNISGTMVGFRTPKYAAEINAAGDHLHFVSDDRTVAGHVLEFASVGNVTIQVAKVLRYAVEVPIFDEYEEAVFA, translated from the coding sequence ATGAAGctctccctcgtcgtcctcactGCGCTCGTCtcttccgccgccgcggggccCATTGCGCGCGGGTACGACGGCAAGAACGGCACTGCCCATGGCGCCAACACGACCACATATGGCGGCGGCAAAGGCTCCGGCAagggtggccgcggcggctggcgcaACACCACGATCCCCGCCAACGAAATCACGCAGTACTCGCACATTGCCGCCCTGTCCGCCGGCGTGGCCACCAACGGCACGCTGCTGTCCAACGTGCTGCAGCACGGCGACTTTGGCCTGGGCACGTGGCAGCGCATCGACGGCGAGATGGTCGTGCTGGACGGGGTGGCGTACCGCGCGACCGCGGACGGCAAGGTGGCTGTGCCGAACCCGAACACGACGCAGACGCCGTTCGCGGCGGTGACGCGCTTTGTGCCCGAGAGCCACGGTACCGGCGCCATCGCCAACTTCTCCGACTTCACGGCACGCCTGCCAAGCTGGTACACCAAGGGTAACCTCACCAACCACTTCGCGAGCTACCGCCTCGACGGGGTGTGGAACCTGCGTATCCGCGCCCCCGGCGGCCAGAACGCCACGCTCGAGCCTatcgctgctgtcgtcgctAGGCAGACAGAGTTCAACCACACCAACATCAGCGGCACGATGGTCGGCTTCCGCACGCCCAAGTACGCGGCCGAGAtcaacgccgccggcgaccacctccactttgtGTCTGACGACCGCACCGTCGCGGGCCACGTGCTCGAGTTTGCCAGTGTCGGCAACGTTACCATCCAGGTTGCGAAGGTGCTGCGGTACGCGGTTGAGGTGCCCATCTTTgacgagtacgaggaggCTGTGTTTGCATAG
- the clc1 gene encoding Clathrin light chain, which yields MSDDPTADFLAREKAILGEDADLFASGSVPSAPSGIDAFPDLDAAPAPVPSPPKPSGIDAFPSLVEEVHTEVRVTGASGLGEDIEREKFEASFPDLSEDIGGAGATAPKPVFNALSSQPYGSSPYPPTAAPQPRSAQSILPPPQFANTLPETEEDTEPIRAWRERQAEEIKRRNEADKVKRDEMANKAEKAIDQFYEDYNKEKEKNIRENKENEAKFVEQLKDDIAKGTTWERITDLIGLENSQSKTIRPAVPGGSDLARMKETLLNLRREGDKAPGAAGF from the exons ATGTCAGACGACCCTACTGCCGACTTCCTCGCTCGCGAGAAGGCCATCCTCG gcgaggacgccgacctcTTCGCGTCCGGCTCGgtgccctccgcgccgtccgGCATCGACGCCTTCCCCGACCTCG ATgccgccccggccccggTCCCCTCCCCGCCCAAGCCATCAGGCATCGACGCCTTCCCCtccctcgtcgaggaggtgcacACCGAGGTCCGCGTGACTGGCGCCtcggggctcggcgaggacaTTGAGCGCGAGAAGTTTGAGGCGAGCTTCCCCGACCTGTCGGAGGACAttggcggtgccggtgct ACCGCCCCCAAACCCGTCTTCAACGCCCTCTCGTCGCAACCCtacggctcgtcgccctACCCCCCTACGGCGGCCCCGCAGCCCCGCTCGGCACAGAGcatcctccctcctccccagTTCGCCAACACGCTccccgagaccgaggaggacacTGAGCCGATCCGCGCatggcgcgagcgccaggccgaggagatcAAGCGACgcaacgaggccgacaaggtcaagCGGGACGAGATGGCCaacaaggccgagaaggccattGACCAGTTCTACGAGGACTACaacaaggagaaggagaagaacaTTCGCGAGAACAAGGAGAACGAGGCCAAGtttgtcgagcagctcaaggacgACATTGCAAAGGGCACGACGTGGGAGCGCATCACCGACTTGATTGGTCTCGAGAACTCTC aGTCCAAGACTATTCGCCCCGCCGTCCCAGGAGGCTCGGACCTCGCGCGCATGAAGGAGACGCTCCTCAACCTgaggcgcgagggcgacaaggcgcccggcgccgcgggcttcTAG